The Panthera leo isolate Ple1 chromosome C2, P.leo_Ple1_pat1.1, whole genome shotgun sequence genome window below encodes:
- the NKTR gene encoding NK-tumor recognition protein isoform X5 gives MILLKVGRIMFQLFSDICPKTCKNFLCLCSGEKGLGKTTGKKLCYKGSTFHRVVKNFMIQGGDFSEGNGKGGESIYGGYFKDENFILKHDRAFLLSMANRGKHTNGSQFFITTKPAPHLDGVHVVFGLVISGFEVIEQIENLKTDAASRPYADVRVIDCGVLATKSSKDVFEKKRKKPTHSEDSGSSSNSSSSSESSSESEIEHERSRRRKHKRRPKVKHSKKRRKEASSSEEPRNKHIMSPKGYSERSDTNEKRSVDSNAKREKPVVRPEEIPPVPENRFLLRRDMPLVTVEPEPKIPDVPPIVSDQKPSVSKSGRKIKGRGTIRYHTPPRSRSCSESDDDDSSETPPHWKEEMQRLRAYRPPSGEKWSKGDKLSDPCSSRWDERSLSQRSRSWSYNGYYSDLSTARHSDGHHKKRRKEKKVKHKKKAKKQKHCRRHKQTKKRRIIVPSDIESSKSSTRRMKSSCDRERRSRSSSLSSHHSSKRDWSKSDKDDQSSSTHSSRDSYRSKSHSQSYSRGSSRSRTPSKSSSHSRSRSKSRSSSKSGHQRTASKSPKRTASQLSENKPVKTEPLRTTVPQNENVIVQAVVAENIPVIPLSDSPPPSRWKPGQKPWKPSYERIQEMKAKTTHLLPIQSTYSLANIKETGSSSSYHKREKNSESDRSAYSKYSDRSSESSPRSRSRSSRSRSYSRSYTRSRSLASSRSRSRSPSSRSHSRNKYSDHSQCSRSSSYSSVSSDDRRRAKRKYRSSGKKNNTSRKRHSSSSEKTLRHKYMKSRDKSCQRKYSESRSSLDYSSDSEQSSVQVTQSAQEKEKQVQKEMNNKQERNRDEEKSKPEQECPRSKKRALKENLSDHLRNGSKHKRKNYAGSKWDSESNSERDGTKNSKNISRPSSDKEEGEATSDSESEFGEIHIKAKSTTKSSASTSLPDGNGAWKSSKQRSSTSDSEGSYSNSENARRKARKHKHGSKENLKREQTKKAKEKLKGKKDKKHKAPKRKQAFHWQPPLEFGEEEEEEISEKQVTQEAKEKKQVSENSETLKESIVQTEKSCEEGNLSGKCNTVMIPSDIDQPTKDDSKLSISPRALNTDENVAASPSNVQHIAEIVSSGVEDVLQTDDNMEICTPDRSSPAKEASPLGNSRLDTPDINIVLKQDVHTERPEGEELKQESSTSESKTMGDMGKQDGGPTGIAGAAESTVKREVAEKSQIGLLDNKWKPLQGVGNVAAPAATTSSTVEVKALTAAPEMKPQGLRIEIKSKNKVRPGSLFDEVRKTARLNRRPRNQESSSDEQTPSRDGDSQSRSPSRSRSKSETKSRHRTRSVSYSHSRSRSRSSTSSYRSRSYSRSRSRGWYSRGRSRSRSSSYRSYKSHRTSSRSRSRSSSYDPHSRSSRSYTYDSYYSRSRSRSRSQRSDSYHRGRSYSRRSRSCRSYGSDSESDRSYSHHRSPSESSTYS, from the exons ATGATATTATTGAAAG ttgGTCGCATTATGTTTCAGCTCTTCTCAGACATATGTCCAAAAACATGCAAAAACTTCCTTTGCCTATGCTCAG gaGAGAAAGGCCTTGGGAAAACAACTGGGAAGAAGTTATGTTATAAAGGTTCCACATTCCATCGTGTGGTTAAAAACTTTATGATTCAGGGTGGGGACTTCAGCGAAG GTAATGGAAAAGGTGGAGAATCAATTTATGGTGGATATTTTAAAG ATGAAAACTTTATTCTCAAACATGACAGAGCGTTCCTTTTGTCAATGGCAAATCGAGGGAAACATACCAATGGTTCCCAGTTTTTCAT TACTACCAAACCTGCTCCACACTTGGATGG GGTGCATGTCGTCTTTGGATTGGTTATTTCTGGTTTTGAAGTAATTGAACAGATTGAAAATCTGAAAACCGATGCTGCAAGCAGACCTTATGCAGATGTGCGAGTAATTGACTGTGGGGTGCTTGCCACAAAATCATCAAAAGATG tttttgagaaaaaaaggaagaaaccaacTCATTCAGAAGACTCGGGTTCCTCTTCcaattcctcttcctcttcagaaTCTTCTTCAGAAAGTGAAATTGAACatgagagaagcagaaggaggaaacATAAGAGGAGGCCAAAAGTTAAGCATTCTAAAAAGAGACGAAAGGAAGCAAGCAGTTCCGAAGAGCCAAGGAATAAACATATAATGAGCCCAAAAGG TTACTCTGAGAGGAGTGATACCAATGAAAAAAGGTCAGTTGATTCAAATGCTAAAAGGGAAAAGCCTGTGGTCCGACCAGAAGAGATTCCCCCGGTTCCAGAGAACCGATTTTTACTGAGAAGAGATATGCCTCTTGTCACAGTGGAACCTGAACC gaagaTTCCTGATGTTCCACCCATTGTAAGTGATCAGAAACCATCTGTATCAAAATCTGGACGGAAGATTAAAGGAAGGGGTACAATT cgCTATCACACACCTCCAAGATCAAGATCATGTTCTGAATCAGACGATGATGATAGCAGTGAAACTCCTCCTCACTGGAAAGAGGAAATGCAGAGATTAAGAGCATACAGACCACCTAGTGGAGAAAAATGGAGTAAAGGAGACAA ATTAAGTGACCCCTGTTCAAGCCGATGGGATGAGAGAAGCTTGTCCCAGAGATCCAGATCATGGTCCTATAATGGATATTATTCAGACCTTAGTACGGCAAGACACTCCGATGGTCACCATAAAAAacgcagaaaagagaaaaaggtgaaGCATAAAAAGAAAGCGAAAAAGCAGAAACACTGCAGAAGACACAAGCAGACTAAGAAGAGAAGGATTATTGTACCATCTGACATAGAATCCTCAAAATCTTCCACCCGACGAATGAAATCCTCTTGTGATAGAGAAAGGAGATCTCGTTCTTCCTCGTTATCGTCTCATCACTCATCAAAGAGGGACTGGTCTAAATCTGATAAGGATGACCAGAGCTCTTCAACCCATTCCAGCAGGGACTCCTACAGATCTAAATCTCACTCACAGTCTTATTCTAGAGGAAGCTCAAGATCAAGGACTCCATCAAAATCTTCATCACATTCTCGAAGTAGATCAAAGTCCAGATCTAGTTCCAAGTCAGGGCACCAAAGGACAGCATCAAAATCACCAAAAAGAACAGCCTCTCAGTTAAGTGAAAACAAACCGGTTAAAACAGAACCTTTAAGAACAACAGTgccacaaaatgaaaatgtcataGTACAAGCGGTGGTGGCAGAAAATATTCCTGTAATACCACTGAGTGACAGTCCCCCTCCTTCAAGGTGGAAGCCTGGACAGAAGCCCTGGAAGCCCTCTTATGAGCGAATTCAGGAAATGAAAGCTAAAACAACCCACTTGCTGCCCATCCAAAGCACTTACAGTTTAGCAAATATTAAAGAGACTGGAAGTTCATCATCCtaccacaaaagagaaaaaaattcagaaagtgaTCGGAGTGCTTATTCAAAATACAGTGACAGAAGTTCAGAAAGCTCACCAAGGTCAAGGAGCAGATCTTCTAGGAGTAGATCTTATTCCAGATCATACACAAGGTCACGAAGTCTAGCTAGTTCACGTTCGAGGTCTAGGTCTCCCTCATCTAGATCTCATTCACGAAATAAATACAGTGATCATTCACAGTGTAGTAGATCATCGTCGTACTCTTCTGTTAGCAGTGATGATAGAAGACGAGCCAAGAGAAAATACAGATCCAGCgggaagaaaaataacacttCTCGTAAAAGGCACAGCAGCAGTTCCGAAAAGACGCTTCgccataaatatatgaaaagcagGGACAAGTCTTGTCAGAGAAAGTATAGCGAAAGCAGGTCATCTTTAGATTATTCTTCAGACAGTGAACAGTCAAGTGTTCAAGTTACACAGTCAGcccaggagaaagagaagcaagtccaaaaggaaatgaataataagcaagagagaaacagagatgaagagaaatcCAAGCCCGAACAAGAATGCCCTCGTTCAAAAAAAAGAGCCTTGAAAGAGAATCTTTCTGATCACCTTAGAAATGGCAGTAAgcacaaaagaaagaattatgcGGGAAGTAAATGGGACTCAGAATCAAACTCCGAACGAGATGGaactaaaaacagtaaaaatatttccCGGCCATCTTCTGATAAGGAGGAAGGTGAAGCCACATCAGATTCTGAGTCAGAGTTTGGTGAAATTCACATCAAAGCCAAATCCACAACAAAGTCTTCAGCAAGTACTTCACTGCCTGATGGTAATGGTGCTTGGAAGTCAAGTAAACAGCGGTCTTCAACCTCTGATTCTGAGGGGTCCTATTCCAATTCAGAAAACGCTAGAAGAAAGGCACGGAAGCACAAACACGGGTCaaaggaaaatcttaaaaggGAACAgaccaaaaaagcaaaagagaaattgaaagggaaaaaagacaaaaagcacaaGGCTCCAAAACGAAAACAAGCATTTCATTGGCAGCCTCCACTAGAAtttggtgaggaggaggaagaggagattaGCGAAAAGCAAGTTACTCaggaggcaaaagagaaaaaacaagtttCTGAAAACAGTGAAACCTTGAAAGAAAGTATTGTGCAAACTGAGAAGTCCTGTGAAGAGGGCAACCTTTCAGGTAAATGTAATACAGTAATGATTCCATCAGATATCGACCAGCCTACTAAAGATGATAGTAAACTCAGCATTTCTCCTAGAGCTTTAAATACTGATGAAAATGTAGCTGCTTCTCCCTCAAACGTTCAGCATATTGCAGAAATTGTCTCAAGTGGAGTGGAAGATGTGCTTCAGACAGATGACAACATGGAGATTTGCACTCCTGATAGGAGTTCCCCAGCAAAGGAGGCATCCCCTCTAGGAAACTCAAGGCTCGACACCCCAgatataaacattgttttaaagcaGGATGTGCACACGGAGCGTCCTGAGGGAGAGGAGCTAAAGCAGGAAAGCAGCACGTCTGAAAGCAAAACAATGGGGGACATGGGCAAACAGGACGGCGGCCCCACTGGCATTGCCGGTGCTGCAGAAAGCACTGTGAAGAGAGAGGTGGCTGAGAAGAGCCAGATCGGTCTCTTAGATAATAAATGGAAGCCCCTGCAAGGTGTGGGGAATGTGGCCGCCCCGGCTGCTACTACATCCAGCACTGTGGAAGTGAAGGCATTGACTGCTGCACCTGAGATGAAGCCACAAGGCTTGAGGatagaaatcaaaagcaaaaataaagtccGGCCTGGGTCTCTCTTTGATGAAGTAAGAAAGACAGCACGCTTAAACCGGAGGCCAAGAAATCAGGAGAGTTCAAGTGATGAGCAGACACCTAGTCGGGATGGGGATAGCCAGTCCAGGAGTCCAAGCAGATCTCGAAGTAAATCTGAAACcaaatcaagacacagaacaagGTCTGTCTCCTACAGTCACTCAAGAAGTCGATCACGAAGTTCCACATCGTCTTATCG ATCAAGAAGCTACTCTAGAAGTCGGAGCAGAGGGTGGTACAGCAGAGGCCGCTCAAGAAGCCGGAGCAGCTCCTACCGCAGTTACAAAAGCCACAG GACATCCAGCAGGAGCAGATCCAGGAGCAGCTCGTACGACCCCCACAGTCGGTCCAG CAGGTCCTACACTTACGATAGCTACTATAGCAGGAGTCGGAGTCGAAGTAGGAGCCAGAGGAGTGACAGTTACCACCGAGGCAGAAGTTACAGCAGGCGGTCCAG GAGTTGTAGATCTTATGGCTCTGACAGTGAAAGTGACCGAAGTTACTCTCATCACCGGAGCCCCAGTGAAAGCAGCACATATAGTTGA
- the NKTR gene encoding NK-tumor recognition protein isoform X2 yields the protein MGAQDRPQCHFDIEINREPVGRIMFQLFSDICPKTCKNFLCLCSGEKGLGKTTGKKLCYKGSTFHRVVKNFMIQGGDFSEGNGKGGESIYGGYFKDENFILKHDRAFLLSMANRGKHTNGSQFFITTKPAPHLDGVHVVFGLVISGFEVIEQIENLKTDAASRPYADVRVIDCGVLATKSSKDVFEKKRKKPTHSEDSGSSSNSSSSSESSSESEIEHERSRRRKHKRRPKVKHSKKRRKEASSSEEPRNKHIMSPKGYSERSDTNEKRSVDSNAKREKPVVRPEEIPPVPENRFLLRRDMPLVTVEPEPKIPDVPPIVSDQKPSVSKSGRKIKGRGTIRYHTPPRSRSCSESDDDDSSETPPHWKEEMQRLRAYRPPSGEKWSKGDKLSDPCSSRWDERSLSQRSRSWSYNGYYSDLSTARHSDGHHKKRRKEKKVKHKKKAKKQKHCRRHKQTKKRRIIVPSDIESSKSSTRRMKSSCDRERRSRSSSLSSHHSSKRDWSKSDKDDQSSSTHSSRDSYRSKSHSQSYSRGSSRSRTPSKSSSHSRSRSKSRSSSKSGHQRTASKSPKRTASQLSENKPVKTEPLRTTVPQNENVIVQAVVAENIPVIPLSDSPPPSRWKPGQKPWKPSYERIQEMKAKTTHLLPIQSTYSLANIKETGSSSSYHKREKNSESDRSAYSKYSDRSSESSPRSRSRSSRSRSYSRSYTRSRSLASSRSRSRSPSSRSHSRNKYSDHSQCSRSSSYSSVSSDDRRRAKRKYRSSGKKNNTSRKRHSSSSEKTLRHKYMKSRDKSCQRKYSESRSSLDYSSDSEQSSVQVTQSAQEKEKQVQKEMNNKQERNRDEEKSKPEQECPRSKKRALKENLSDHLRNGSKHKRKNYAGSKWDSESNSERDGTKNSKNISRPSSDKEEGEATSDSESEFGEIHIKAKSTTKSSASTSLPDGNGAWKSSKQRSSTSDSEGSYSNSENARRKARKHKHGSKENLKREQTKKAKEKLKGKKDKKHKAPKRKQAFHWQPPLEFGEEEEEEISEKQVTQEAKEKKQVSENSETLKESIVQTEKSCEEGNLSGKCNTVMIPSDIDQPTKDDSKLSISPRALNTDENVAASPSNVQHIAEIVSSGVEDVLQTDDNMEICTPDRSSPAKEASPLGNSRLDTPDINIVLKQDVHTERPEGEELKQESSTSESKTMGDMGKQDGGPTGIAGAAESTVKREVAEKSQIGLLDNKWKPLQGVGNVAAPAATTSSTVEVKALTAAPEMKPQGLRIEIKSKNKVRPGSLFDEVRKTARLNRRPRNQESSSDEQTPSRDGDSQSRSPSRSRSKSETKSRHRTRSVSYSHSRSRSRSSTSSYRSRSYSRSRSRGWYSRGRSRSRSSSYRSYKSHRTSSRSRSRSSSYDPHSRSRSYTYDSYYSRSRSRSRSQRSDSYHRGRSYSRRSRSCRSYGSDSESDRSYSHHRSPSESSTYS from the exons ttgGTCGCATTATGTTTCAGCTCTTCTCAGACATATGTCCAAAAACATGCAAAAACTTCCTTTGCCTATGCTCAG gaGAGAAAGGCCTTGGGAAAACAACTGGGAAGAAGTTATGTTATAAAGGTTCCACATTCCATCGTGTGGTTAAAAACTTTATGATTCAGGGTGGGGACTTCAGCGAAG GTAATGGAAAAGGTGGAGAATCAATTTATGGTGGATATTTTAAAG ATGAAAACTTTATTCTCAAACATGACAGAGCGTTCCTTTTGTCAATGGCAAATCGAGGGAAACATACCAATGGTTCCCAGTTTTTCAT TACTACCAAACCTGCTCCACACTTGGATGG GGTGCATGTCGTCTTTGGATTGGTTATTTCTGGTTTTGAAGTAATTGAACAGATTGAAAATCTGAAAACCGATGCTGCAAGCAGACCTTATGCAGATGTGCGAGTAATTGACTGTGGGGTGCTTGCCACAAAATCATCAAAAGATG tttttgagaaaaaaaggaagaaaccaacTCATTCAGAAGACTCGGGTTCCTCTTCcaattcctcttcctcttcagaaTCTTCTTCAGAAAGTGAAATTGAACatgagagaagcagaaggaggaaacATAAGAGGAGGCCAAAAGTTAAGCATTCTAAAAAGAGACGAAAGGAAGCAAGCAGTTCCGAAGAGCCAAGGAATAAACATATAATGAGCCCAAAAGG TTACTCTGAGAGGAGTGATACCAATGAAAAAAGGTCAGTTGATTCAAATGCTAAAAGGGAAAAGCCTGTGGTCCGACCAGAAGAGATTCCCCCGGTTCCAGAGAACCGATTTTTACTGAGAAGAGATATGCCTCTTGTCACAGTGGAACCTGAACC gaagaTTCCTGATGTTCCACCCATTGTAAGTGATCAGAAACCATCTGTATCAAAATCTGGACGGAAGATTAAAGGAAGGGGTACAATT cgCTATCACACACCTCCAAGATCAAGATCATGTTCTGAATCAGACGATGATGATAGCAGTGAAACTCCTCCTCACTGGAAAGAGGAAATGCAGAGATTAAGAGCATACAGACCACCTAGTGGAGAAAAATGGAGTAAAGGAGACAA ATTAAGTGACCCCTGTTCAAGCCGATGGGATGAGAGAAGCTTGTCCCAGAGATCCAGATCATGGTCCTATAATGGATATTATTCAGACCTTAGTACGGCAAGACACTCCGATGGTCACCATAAAAAacgcagaaaagagaaaaaggtgaaGCATAAAAAGAAAGCGAAAAAGCAGAAACACTGCAGAAGACACAAGCAGACTAAGAAGAGAAGGATTATTGTACCATCTGACATAGAATCCTCAAAATCTTCCACCCGACGAATGAAATCCTCTTGTGATAGAGAAAGGAGATCTCGTTCTTCCTCGTTATCGTCTCATCACTCATCAAAGAGGGACTGGTCTAAATCTGATAAGGATGACCAGAGCTCTTCAACCCATTCCAGCAGGGACTCCTACAGATCTAAATCTCACTCACAGTCTTATTCTAGAGGAAGCTCAAGATCAAGGACTCCATCAAAATCTTCATCACATTCTCGAAGTAGATCAAAGTCCAGATCTAGTTCCAAGTCAGGGCACCAAAGGACAGCATCAAAATCACCAAAAAGAACAGCCTCTCAGTTAAGTGAAAACAAACCGGTTAAAACAGAACCTTTAAGAACAACAGTgccacaaaatgaaaatgtcataGTACAAGCGGTGGTGGCAGAAAATATTCCTGTAATACCACTGAGTGACAGTCCCCCTCCTTCAAGGTGGAAGCCTGGACAGAAGCCCTGGAAGCCCTCTTATGAGCGAATTCAGGAAATGAAAGCTAAAACAACCCACTTGCTGCCCATCCAAAGCACTTACAGTTTAGCAAATATTAAAGAGACTGGAAGTTCATCATCCtaccacaaaagagaaaaaaattcagaaagtgaTCGGAGTGCTTATTCAAAATACAGTGACAGAAGTTCAGAAAGCTCACCAAGGTCAAGGAGCAGATCTTCTAGGAGTAGATCTTATTCCAGATCATACACAAGGTCACGAAGTCTAGCTAGTTCACGTTCGAGGTCTAGGTCTCCCTCATCTAGATCTCATTCACGAAATAAATACAGTGATCATTCACAGTGTAGTAGATCATCGTCGTACTCTTCTGTTAGCAGTGATGATAGAAGACGAGCCAAGAGAAAATACAGATCCAGCgggaagaaaaataacacttCTCGTAAAAGGCACAGCAGCAGTTCCGAAAAGACGCTTCgccataaatatatgaaaagcagGGACAAGTCTTGTCAGAGAAAGTATAGCGAAAGCAGGTCATCTTTAGATTATTCTTCAGACAGTGAACAGTCAAGTGTTCAAGTTACACAGTCAGcccaggagaaagagaagcaagtccaaaaggaaatgaataataagcaagagagaaacagagatgaagagaaatcCAAGCCCGAACAAGAATGCCCTCGTTCAAAAAAAAGAGCCTTGAAAGAGAATCTTTCTGATCACCTTAGAAATGGCAGTAAgcacaaaagaaagaattatgcGGGAAGTAAATGGGACTCAGAATCAAACTCCGAACGAGATGGaactaaaaacagtaaaaatatttccCGGCCATCTTCTGATAAGGAGGAAGGTGAAGCCACATCAGATTCTGAGTCAGAGTTTGGTGAAATTCACATCAAAGCCAAATCCACAACAAAGTCTTCAGCAAGTACTTCACTGCCTGATGGTAATGGTGCTTGGAAGTCAAGTAAACAGCGGTCTTCAACCTCTGATTCTGAGGGGTCCTATTCCAATTCAGAAAACGCTAGAAGAAAGGCACGGAAGCACAAACACGGGTCaaaggaaaatcttaaaaggGAACAgaccaaaaaagcaaaagagaaattgaaagggaaaaaagacaaaaagcacaaGGCTCCAAAACGAAAACAAGCATTTCATTGGCAGCCTCCACTAGAAtttggtgaggaggaggaagaggagattaGCGAAAAGCAAGTTACTCaggaggcaaaagagaaaaaacaagtttCTGAAAACAGTGAAACCTTGAAAGAAAGTATTGTGCAAACTGAGAAGTCCTGTGAAGAGGGCAACCTTTCAGGTAAATGTAATACAGTAATGATTCCATCAGATATCGACCAGCCTACTAAAGATGATAGTAAACTCAGCATTTCTCCTAGAGCTTTAAATACTGATGAAAATGTAGCTGCTTCTCCCTCAAACGTTCAGCATATTGCAGAAATTGTCTCAAGTGGAGTGGAAGATGTGCTTCAGACAGATGACAACATGGAGATTTGCACTCCTGATAGGAGTTCCCCAGCAAAGGAGGCATCCCCTCTAGGAAACTCAAGGCTCGACACCCCAgatataaacattgttttaaagcaGGATGTGCACACGGAGCGTCCTGAGGGAGAGGAGCTAAAGCAGGAAAGCAGCACGTCTGAAAGCAAAACAATGGGGGACATGGGCAAACAGGACGGCGGCCCCACTGGCATTGCCGGTGCTGCAGAAAGCACTGTGAAGAGAGAGGTGGCTGAGAAGAGCCAGATCGGTCTCTTAGATAATAAATGGAAGCCCCTGCAAGGTGTGGGGAATGTGGCCGCCCCGGCTGCTACTACATCCAGCACTGTGGAAGTGAAGGCATTGACTGCTGCACCTGAGATGAAGCCACAAGGCTTGAGGatagaaatcaaaagcaaaaataaagtccGGCCTGGGTCTCTCTTTGATGAAGTAAGAAAGACAGCACGCTTAAACCGGAGGCCAAGAAATCAGGAGAGTTCAAGTGATGAGCAGACACCTAGTCGGGATGGGGATAGCCAGTCCAGGAGTCCAAGCAGATCTCGAAGTAAATCTGAAACcaaatcaagacacagaacaagGTCTGTCTCCTACAGTCACTCAAGAAGTCGATCACGAAGTTCCACATCGTCTTATCG ATCAAGAAGCTACTCTAGAAGTCGGAGCAGAGGGTGGTACAGCAGAGGCCGCTCAAGAAGCCGGAGCAGCTCCTACCGCAGTTACAAAAGCCACAG GACATCCAGCAGGAGCAGATCCAGGAGCAGCTCGTACGACCCCCACAGTCGGTCCAG GTCCTACACTTACGATAGCTACTATAGCAGGAGTCGGAGTCGAAGTAGGAGCCAGAGGAGTGACAGTTACCACCGAGGCAGAAGTTACAGCAGGCGGTCCAG GAGTTGTAGATCTTATGGCTCTGACAGTGAAAGTGACCGAAGTTACTCTCATCACCGGAGCCCCAGTGAAAGCAGCACATATAGTTGA
- the NKTR gene encoding NK-tumor recognition protein isoform X10: MGAQDRPQCHFDIEINREPVGRIMFQLFSDICPKTCKNFLCLCSGEKGLGKTTGKKLCYKGSTFHRVVKNFMIQGGDFSEGNGKGGESIYGGYFKDENFILKHDRAFLLSMANRGKHTNGSQFFITTKPAPHLDGVHVVFGLVISGFEVIEQIENLKTDAASRPYADVRVIDCGVLATKSSKDVFEKKRKKPTHSEDSGSSSNSSSSSESSSESEIEHERSRRRKHKRRPKVKHSKKRRKEASSSEEPRNKHIMSPKGYSERSDTNEKRSVDSNAKREKPVVRPEEIPPVPENRFLLRRDMPLVTVEPEPKIPDVPPIVSDQKPSVSKSGRKIKGRGTIRYHTPPRSRSCSESDDDDSSETPPHWKEEMQRLRAYRPPSGEKWSKGDKSRSYSRSRSRGWYSRGRSRSRSSSYRSYKSHRTSSRSRSRSSSYDPHSRSSRSYTYDSYYSRSRSRSRSQRSDSYHRGRSYSRRSRSCRSYGSDSESDRSYSHHRSPSESSTYS; this comes from the exons ttgGTCGCATTATGTTTCAGCTCTTCTCAGACATATGTCCAAAAACATGCAAAAACTTCCTTTGCCTATGCTCAG gaGAGAAAGGCCTTGGGAAAACAACTGGGAAGAAGTTATGTTATAAAGGTTCCACATTCCATCGTGTGGTTAAAAACTTTATGATTCAGGGTGGGGACTTCAGCGAAG GTAATGGAAAAGGTGGAGAATCAATTTATGGTGGATATTTTAAAG ATGAAAACTTTATTCTCAAACATGACAGAGCGTTCCTTTTGTCAATGGCAAATCGAGGGAAACATACCAATGGTTCCCAGTTTTTCAT TACTACCAAACCTGCTCCACACTTGGATGG GGTGCATGTCGTCTTTGGATTGGTTATTTCTGGTTTTGAAGTAATTGAACAGATTGAAAATCTGAAAACCGATGCTGCAAGCAGACCTTATGCAGATGTGCGAGTAATTGACTGTGGGGTGCTTGCCACAAAATCATCAAAAGATG tttttgagaaaaaaaggaagaaaccaacTCATTCAGAAGACTCGGGTTCCTCTTCcaattcctcttcctcttcagaaTCTTCTTCAGAAAGTGAAATTGAACatgagagaagcagaaggaggaaacATAAGAGGAGGCCAAAAGTTAAGCATTCTAAAAAGAGACGAAAGGAAGCAAGCAGTTCCGAAGAGCCAAGGAATAAACATATAATGAGCCCAAAAGG TTACTCTGAGAGGAGTGATACCAATGAAAAAAGGTCAGTTGATTCAAATGCTAAAAGGGAAAAGCCTGTGGTCCGACCAGAAGAGATTCCCCCGGTTCCAGAGAACCGATTTTTACTGAGAAGAGATATGCCTCTTGTCACAGTGGAACCTGAACC gaagaTTCCTGATGTTCCACCCATTGTAAGTGATCAGAAACCATCTGTATCAAAATCTGGACGGAAGATTAAAGGAAGGGGTACAATT cgCTATCACACACCTCCAAGATCAAGATCATGTTCTGAATCAGACGATGATGATAGCAGTGAAACTCCTCCTCACTGGAAAGAGGAAATGCAGAGATTAAGAGCATACAGACCACCTAGTGGAGAAAAATGGAGTAAAGGAGACAA ATCAAGAAGCTACTCTAGAAGTCGGAGCAGAGGGTGGTACAGCAGAGGCCGCTCAAGAAGCCGGAGCAGCTCCTACCGCAGTTACAAAAGCCACAG GACATCCAGCAGGAGCAGATCCAGGAGCAGCTCGTACGACCCCCACAGTCGGTCCAG CAGGTCCTACACTTACGATAGCTACTATAGCAGGAGTCGGAGTCGAAGTAGGAGCCAGAGGAGTGACAGTTACCACCGAGGCAGAAGTTACAGCAGGCGGTCCAG GAGTTGTAGATCTTATGGCTCTGACAGTGAAAGTGACCGAAGTTACTCTCATCACCGGAGCCCCAGTGAAAGCAGCACATATAGTTGA